CTGGGGGAAGGTCGAGAATAAGATAGTCGAGATCCTCCCATTTCGTCTCGCCCAAGAATTGGACCAGTGCCTTCATCACCATCGGCCCCCGCCAAATGACAGGACTATCCTCTTCGACCAGAAACCCCATCGACATCACCTGCACACCATGGCCCACAAGCGGAAAAATACGGTTGTTCTCATCGGACATAGGCTTCTCACCGGCAATACCAAGCATTTGAGGCTGACTGGGCCCGTATATGTCGGCATCGAGTATACCTACGCGGGCACCCTCGCCCACGAGCGAGAGCGCAAGATTTGAAGCAACTGTAGACTTACCCACTCCACCCTTTCCACTCGCGACAGCGACAATATTCTTGACACCATCGACCGACATCTTCCCCTGTGCCGTGGGTCTAGCAGTCACATGGCTATCGAGGCGCACGTTTACCGTGACCACGCCATCGAGCGTACCCACAGCCATCCGACACTCATCCATGAATTGTTCCTTGCGGGGGTGGGCTGGTGTCGTGAGTTCCAGCGTGAACGCCACAGCGTCGCCACAAATTTGAACATCCTTAATCATATTGAGGCTAACCACATCCTTACCCAGATCCGGGTCCTTCACCTTCTTGAGTGCCTCAAGTACCTGCTCGCTCGTCACTTCTGTCATCGAATCGACTCCCATTGTGCGTTGCCGCACATGCATAACTAGCTAAAATCGGAATGTTTGGATGCTCCTGTCCCGCCTTTTATTGCATTGTTCTTATCATTTCAACAACCCATCTTATGGCTCGCTTTTCTAGACTGTCAATCTATCGTCAAACCAAACAAAAGACCCGCCCGACTTTTATTTACGCAAT
Above is a window of Nitrospinaceae bacterium DNA encoding:
- the apbC gene encoding iron-sulfur cluster carrier protein ApbC, encoding MTEVTSEQVLEALKKVKDPDLGKDVVSLNMIKDVQICGDAVAFTLELTTPAHPRKEQFMDECRMAVGTLDGVVTVNVRLDSHVTARPTAQGKMSVDGVKNIVAVASGKGGVGKSTVASNLALSLVGEGARVGILDADIYGPSQPQMLGIAGEKPMSDENNRIFPLVGHGVQVMSMGFLVEEDSPVIWRGPMVMKALVQFLGETKWEDLDYLILDLPPGTGDAQLTIVQQVSLAGAVIVTTPQDIALLDARKGLQMFRKTDVPILGIIENMSYYECPGCGRREEIFDNGGGEKAASRYEVPFLGAVPLDIKVRLGGDRGEPVVVSDPESAVAVAFREAARKVALQVAIHNSSAPFSVPELKIIS